A region from the Fundidesulfovibrio magnetotacticus genome encodes:
- the thpR gene encoding RNA 2',3'-cyclic phosphodiesterase has product MDAARLFVGLPLPPVLRDGLAALRRVLEPLSPVPCAWTRPGEWHLTLKFLGDTPLERIPSLKAALEGVAWEAFTLRPGGAGTFPERGAPRVLWAGLALGGPECAALARAVKQALAPLGFAPEARAFAAHLTVARAKGAAPSAAWRPALEALEAARWEAVRMERMVLWRSYAAGRGAVSVGPVRHGAVGGGGTQGVVPGVGAGSAGGSRPPGPRHVPLWEGGAPG; this is encoded by the coding sequence ATGGACGCGGCGCGCCTCTTCGTGGGCCTGCCCCTGCCGCCCGTGCTGCGCGATGGTCTGGCGGCCCTGCGGCGCGTGCTTGAGCCCCTGTCCCCGGTCCCCTGCGCCTGGACCAGGCCCGGGGAGTGGCACCTGACGCTCAAATTCCTTGGCGACACGCCCCTGGAGCGCATTCCGTCCCTGAAGGCGGCGCTGGAAGGCGTCGCCTGGGAGGCCTTCACCCTGCGCCCGGGCGGGGCCGGGACGTTCCCGGAGCGCGGCGCGCCCCGGGTGCTCTGGGCGGGGCTCGCGCTGGGCGGGCCTGAGTGCGCGGCCTTGGCGCGCGCGGTGAAGCAGGCGCTCGCGCCCTTGGGCTTCGCGCCCGAGGCGCGCGCGTTCGCGGCGCACCTCACGGTGGCCAGGGCCAAGGGGGCCGCCCCGTCCGCCGCGTGGCGCCCCGCGCTGGAGGCCCTGGAGGCGGCGCGCTGGGAGGCGGTCCGCATGGAGCGGATGGTGTTGTGGCGGTCTTATGCCGCCGGGCGTGGCGCGGTGAGCGTCGGGCCGGTGCGGCATGGCGCGGTTGGCGGTGGCGGAACGCAGGGCGTCGTGCCGGGAGTCGGCGCGGGGAGCGCGGGGGGAAGTCGTCCCCCGGGGCCCCGCCACGTCCCCCTGTGGGAGGGCGGAGCCCCGGGTTGA
- a CDS encoding universal stress protein translates to MADFKKILCAVDFSDHSPKLADYAVSLARCTGAKLICVYVAPSLSQYVGFHVPPSSIEAFVGEIVSGADSSMQAYLDAHFKGADATGKVLVGYPAEEILNMAEDEDADLIIMGTHGRTGIDRILFGSVAEKIVKSSKCPVLTIRPEHKDED, encoded by the coding sequence ATGGCCGATTTCAAGAAGATTCTCTGCGCGGTCGATTTCTCCGACCACAGCCCCAAGCTCGCCGATTACGCCGTGTCGCTGGCGCGGTGCACGGGGGCGAAACTGATCTGCGTCTACGTGGCCCCGTCGCTGTCGCAGTACGTAGGCTTCCACGTGCCGCCCAGCTCCATCGAGGCCTTCGTGGGCGAGATCGTCTCCGGGGCGGACTCCAGCATGCAGGCCTACCTCGACGCCCACTTCAAGGGCGCCGACGCCACCGGCAAGGTGCTCGTGGGCTACCCCGCCGAGGAGATCCTCAACATGGCCGAGGACGAGGACGCCGACCTGATCATCATGGGCACCCACGGCCGCACCGGCATCGACCGCATCCTCTTCGGATCGGTGGCGGAAAAGATCGTGAAAAGCTCCAAATGCCCGGTGCTGACCATCCGCCCGGAACACAAGGACGAGGATTGA
- a CDS encoding 3'-5' exonuclease — MTPSFEAPRAMPPEELACLPRASFLGDILVAETPQETLDALQRLANDRVLGFDTETRPTFKRGVCYNPSLIQLAGENVVVLVRAGGFGAWEALAEILGDRKVIKAGVAVRDDLAALAKIGPVTPKAFEDVGEWARRVGWPVTGLRNLAAALLGVRVSKKARLTNWEAKALSPAQVTYAATDAWVSRKLFLAMKKLRLPKKDSSLCALPGDRRSPG, encoded by the coding sequence ATGACCCCATCCTTCGAAGCCCCCCGCGCCATGCCCCCGGAAGAGTTGGCCTGCCTGCCCCGCGCCAGCTTCCTGGGCGACATCCTCGTCGCCGAAACGCCCCAGGAAACCCTCGACGCCCTCCAGCGGTTGGCAAACGACCGCGTCCTGGGCTTCGACACCGAGACGCGCCCCACCTTCAAGCGCGGCGTGTGCTACAACCCCTCGCTCATCCAGTTGGCCGGCGAGAACGTTGTGGTGCTCGTTCGGGCCGGAGGCTTCGGGGCCTGGGAAGCCCTGGCTGAGATTCTGGGAGACCGCAAGGTGATCAAGGCCGGCGTGGCCGTGCGCGACGACCTGGCCGCACTGGCCAAGATCGGGCCGGTGACGCCCAAGGCCTTCGAGGACGTAGGGGAATGGGCGCGCCGCGTGGGCTGGCCCGTGACGGGGTTGCGCAACCTGGCGGCCGCGCTCCTGGGGGTGCGGGTTTCCAAGAAGGCCCGCCTGACCAACTGGGAGGCCAAGGCCCTCTCCCCCGCGCAGGTCACCTACGCCGCCACCGACGCCTGGGTGAGCCGCAAACTCTTCCTGGCCATGAAGAAACTCCGGCTTCCAAAAAAAGATTCGTCCCTCTGCGCCCTGCCGGGTGACCGGCGTTCTCCCGGCTAG
- the mazG gene encoding nucleoside triphosphate pyrophosphohydrolase, with the protein MQDASGDSLAKLRQVVASLLGPGGCPWDQAQTPETLCDYVIEEAHELVEAIRSGDAAGAAEELGDVLFLLCFVAALYEGRGTFTMAQAIDSASAKMIRRHPHVFEGLSVENQEELLRNWERIKRGEKEDPGGIFASLPRGLPALLKAYRLNAKAARHHFTWESDQAQEAKLADEWKELQEARAQGDQARVEAEFGDYLFTLVEYGRRLGVKANAALEGANAAFLRRFEAMEALARQRDQDTSGFKLADWDSLWDEVKAAERG; encoded by the coding sequence ATGCAAGACGCCTCCGGCGACTCCCTGGCCAAGCTGCGCCAGGTGGTCGCCTCCCTGCTTGGACCGGGCGGATGCCCCTGGGATCAGGCCCAGACCCCCGAGACCCTCTGCGACTACGTGATCGAGGAGGCCCACGAACTGGTGGAGGCCATCCGCTCCGGAGACGCGGCGGGCGCGGCCGAGGAGCTGGGCGACGTGCTCTTCCTGCTCTGCTTCGTGGCCGCCCTCTACGAAGGGCGCGGGACCTTCACCATGGCCCAGGCCATCGACTCGGCCTCCGCCAAGATGATCCGCCGCCACCCCCACGTATTCGAGGGTCTGAGCGTCGAGAACCAGGAGGAACTCCTGCGCAACTGGGAGCGCATCAAGCGCGGCGAAAAGGAGGACCCGGGCGGCATCTTCGCCTCGCTGCCCCGGGGACTGCCCGCCCTGCTCAAGGCCTACCGGCTCAACGCCAAGGCCGCGCGCCATCATTTCACCTGGGAGTCGGACCAGGCCCAGGAGGCAAAGCTGGCCGATGAATGGAAGGAACTTCAGGAGGCGCGCGCCCAGGGCGACCAGGCGCGCGTGGAGGCGGAATTCGGCGACTATCTCTTCACGCTGGTGGAATACGGCCGCAGGCTGGGCGTGAAGGCCAACGCCGCCCTGGAAGGTGCCAACGCCGCCTTCCTGCGCCGCTTCGAGGCCATGGAGGCCCTGGCCCGGCAACGGGACCAGGACACCTCCGGCTTCAAGCTGGCGGACTGGGACAGCCTCTGGGACGAGGTGAAGGCCGCCGAGCGGGGCTGA
- a CDS encoding MBOAT family O-acyltransferase, whose translation MVFSSASFLFYFLPLVLLLYYVAAPTLGLRNLVLLLASFVFYAWGEGIYTVVMAISIIANYFFGLWVHKAHLRSSAKLQIGLAIAFNITLLVIFKYCNFIVDNLNLYVAAPLGLRPVEIGKIHLPIGVSFYTFHCISYLMDIYRGQTPPNRSLPQLSLYISLFPQLVAGPIIRYKDIADQLTRRTVTSERFALGINRFVTGLGKKVLIANVLALPADKIFGIPSDQLTTPVAWLGLICYALQIYFDFSGYSDMAIGLAHMFGFKFMENFNYPYISRSIREFWRRWHISLSTWYRDYLYIPLGGNRCSEARVTFNLVLVFFLCGLWHGASWCFVVWGLYHGFFLGLERSRFGKWLDGAWRPIPHAYTILVFLIGWVFFRATSLEHAMAYIKALAGFTEASGREWHVGLFLNPKVLIMLCLGIVGSMPLIPWLRDLRRHRLERAPSVALGAGVDALVGLVATPAILLLSCMALASGTHNPFIYFQF comes from the coding sequence ATGGTTTTCAGCTCCGCATCGTTCCTGTTCTATTTCCTGCCGCTGGTGCTGCTGCTCTATTATGTCGCCGCACCGACCCTGGGCCTGAGGAACCTGGTGCTGCTTTTGGCCAGCTTCGTCTTCTACGCCTGGGGCGAAGGCATCTACACCGTGGTGATGGCCATCTCCATCATTGCCAACTACTTCTTCGGGCTCTGGGTGCACAAGGCCCACCTCCGCTCTTCCGCCAAGCTCCAGATCGGCCTGGCCATCGCCTTCAACATCACCCTCCTGGTGATCTTCAAATACTGCAACTTCATCGTGGACAACCTCAATCTCTACGTGGCCGCTCCCCTGGGGCTTCGTCCCGTGGAGATCGGCAAGATCCACCTGCCCATCGGCGTGTCCTTCTACACGTTCCACTGCATCTCCTACCTCATGGACATCTACCGGGGGCAGACGCCGCCCAACCGCTCCCTGCCGCAGCTCTCGCTCTACATCTCGCTTTTTCCGCAGCTGGTGGCCGGTCCCATCATCCGCTACAAGGACATCGCCGACCAGCTCACCCGGCGCACCGTCACCAGCGAGCGCTTCGCCTTGGGCATCAACCGCTTCGTGACGGGCCTGGGCAAAAAGGTGCTCATCGCCAACGTGCTGGCCCTGCCCGCAGACAAGATCTTCGGCATCCCCTCCGACCAGCTCACCACCCCGGTGGCCTGGCTGGGGCTGATCTGCTACGCCCTGCAGATCTACTTCGACTTCTCCGGCTACTCCGACATGGCCATCGGACTGGCGCATATGTTCGGGTTCAAGTTCATGGAGAACTTCAACTACCCCTACATCTCGCGCAGCATCCGCGAATTCTGGCGTCGCTGGCACATTTCGCTCTCCACCTGGTACCGCGACTACCTCTACATTCCCCTTGGCGGCAACCGCTGCTCTGAGGCGCGCGTCACCTTCAACCTCGTGCTCGTGTTCTTCCTGTGCGGCCTATGGCACGGGGCCAGTTGGTGCTTCGTGGTGTGGGGCCTCTACCACGGCTTCTTCCTGGGCCTGGAACGCTCGCGCTTCGGCAAATGGCTGGACGGCGCGTGGCGGCCCATCCCGCACGCCTACACCATCCTGGTGTTCCTCATCGGCTGGGTGTTCTTCCGGGCCACCTCGCTGGAACACGCCATGGCCTACATCAAGGCCCTGGCGGGCTTCACCGAGGCCTCGGGCAGGGAGTGGCACGTGGGGCTCTTCCTCAATCCCAAGGTGCTCATTATGCTCTGCCTGGGCATTGTCGGCTCCATGCCCCTGATTCCCTGGCTGCGCGACCTGCGCCGCCATCGCCTGGAACGCGCCCCCAGCGTGGCCCTGGGCGCGGGAGTGGACGCCCTGGTCGGCCTCGTAGCCACGCCGGCGATTCTGTTGCTCTCGTGCATGGCCCTGGCCAGCGGCACCCACAACCCCTTCATCTACTTCCAGTTCTAG
- the cmk gene encoding (d)CMP kinase, whose protein sequence is MAEPLVVTMDGPAGVGKSTLARMTAQALGIAYLDTGAMFRATALALGEGAWDLSGAELEARLPGIVFGLTGVGDCSTLLCNGAAVGDEVRTEEVGRWASLLAVRPEVRARQLQVQRSLGLGTSLVAEGRDMGTVVFPAARRKFFLDASPRVRALRRVRQLEAMGQAADAAAIEQAIRERDRLDRERPVAPLVPAPDAVIVDTSELTLHQVFERIMDAVRSS, encoded by the coding sequence ATGGCTGAGCCGCTAGTCGTCACCATGGACGGGCCGGCCGGGGTGGGCAAGTCCACCCTGGCCCGCATGACGGCCCAGGCCCTGGGCATCGCCTACCTGGATACCGGGGCCATGTTCCGGGCCACGGCCCTGGCCCTGGGCGAGGGCGCGTGGGACCTCTCCGGAGCGGAGCTGGAGGCCAGGCTGCCGGGCATCGTCTTCGGCCTCACGGGCGTGGGCGACTGCTCCACGCTCCTATGCAACGGCGCGGCCGTGGGCGACGAGGTGCGCACCGAGGAGGTGGGGCGCTGGGCTTCGCTCCTGGCCGTGCGGCCCGAGGTGCGCGCGCGCCAGCTCCAGGTGCAGCGCTCCCTGGGGCTGGGGACCTCCCTGGTGGCCGAAGGGCGCGACATGGGCACGGTGGTCTTCCCTGCGGCGCGTCGCAAGTTCTTCCTGGACGCGAGCCCCCGGGTGCGCGCCCTGCGCCGCGTGCGCCAGCTGGAAGCCATGGGCCAGGCCGCCGACGCGGCGGCCATCGAGCAGGCCATCCGCGAGCGCGACCGCCTGGACCGCGAGCGCCCCGTTGCCCCGCTCGTCCCTGCCCCTGACGCCGTGATCGTGGACACCTCGGAGCTCACGCTCCATCAGGTGTTCGAGCGCATCATGGACGCCGTGCGCAGCTCATAG
- a CDS encoding alpha/beta fold hydrolase — MGYENVTLPDGCVLHVYERGQGGTPLLFVHGNSCDHTFFAPQIEHFGDSRRVAAPDLRGHGASDKPRLDYTCAQLADDMARTVHALGLGPVVAVGHSLGGSICLELARRHPALTAAVACLDTTLLAPLGRPTRIRTLLEGLRSPTWQGYARRYFEAAFEPTDDPARREAILERMLDTPQHVVASLFEHWRGADGEEALRGLEVPLLYVAATRPRTDQERLREACPGALWAQVAGSGHFLTLEVPGQVNAMLERFLALNGLSAG; from the coding sequence ATGGGTTACGAGAACGTCACGCTTCCCGACGGCTGCGTCCTGCACGTTTACGAGCGCGGCCAGGGCGGCACGCCGCTGCTCTTCGTGCACGGCAACAGCTGCGACCACACCTTCTTCGCCCCCCAGATCGAACACTTCGGGGACTCGCGGCGCGTGGCCGCACCGGACCTGCGCGGCCACGGGGCCTCGGACAAGCCCCGGCTGGACTACACCTGCGCCCAACTGGCCGACGACATGGCCCGGACGGTCCACGCCCTGGGTCTCGGGCCCGTGGTGGCCGTGGGCCACAGCCTCGGCGGCTCGATCTGCCTGGAACTGGCCCGGCGACACCCCGCGCTCACCGCCGCCGTGGCCTGCCTGGACACCACCCTCCTGGCCCCGCTGGGCCGCCCCACGCGCATCCGCACGCTCCTGGAGGGGCTGCGCTCCCCGACCTGGCAGGGCTACGCCCGGCGCTACTTTGAAGCGGCCTTCGAGCCCACCGACGATCCCGCGCGGCGCGAGGCCATCCTGGAACGCATGCTGGATACGCCCCAGCATGTGGTGGCCAGCCTCTTCGAGCACTGGAGGGGAGCGGACGGGGAGGAAGCCCTACGCGGGCTGGAAGTTCCGCTGCTCTACGTGGCGGCCACGCGCCCGCGCACGGACCAGGAGCGCCTGCGCGAGGCCTGCCCCGGGGCGCTCTGGGCGCAGGTGGCCGGCTCGGGCCACTTCCTCACTCTGGAAGTGCCCGGGCAGGTCAACGCCATGCTGGAGCGGTTTCTCGCCCTGAACGGGCTATCAGCCGGTTGA
- a CDS encoding CvpA family protein has translation MNIADLTLLIIWGFFFVRGYIRGLVKEAASILALILGFKLAVAYSPALSPHLTPLVSNPAFAAPAAFLILFVGVMIACSLLVSGLTTLMKLTLIDWANKFFGGFFGLAKGILVTALILWVWTVLLPRPDFMASSRLVPVLEKVDGFLTQYIPPDWKQKLKNLTPGPVVPQTKPVPEPPKPKDAPAKPAGQQGQQPKKG, from the coding sequence CCGTGGCCTGGTGAAGGAGGCGGCGTCCATCCTGGCACTTATCCTGGGATTCAAACTGGCCGTGGCCTACTCCCCCGCCCTGTCCCCGCACCTGACGCCCCTGGTCTCCAATCCGGCCTTCGCCGCGCCGGCGGCCTTCCTGATTCTTTTCGTCGGCGTGATGATCGCGTGTTCGCTCCTGGTGTCCGGTCTCACCACGCTCATGAAGCTCACGCTCATCGACTGGGCCAACAAGTTCTTCGGAGGCTTCTTCGGGCTGGCCAAGGGCATCCTCGTCACGGCGCTGATCCTCTGGGTCTGGACCGTGCTCCTGCCCAGGCCGGACTTCATGGCCTCCTCCCGTCTGGTGCCCGTGCTGGAGAAGGTGGACGGCTTCCTCACCCAGTACATCCCGCCGGACTGGAAGCAAAAGCTCAAGAACCTCACGCCCGGCCCGGTGGTCCCGCAGACCAAGCCCGTGCCGGAGCCGCCCAAGCCCAAGGACGCCCCGGCCAAACCCGCCGGGCAGCAGGGCCAGCAGCCCAAGAAAGGATGA
- a CDS encoding glucosamine inositolphosphorylceramide transferase family protein, giving the protein MDKTPVTAGVAYAPGFARRWQALMLDHLGGAGLAVALPGRQEEAVPLPWLALLPVQRLIKRPSPDLFAPWTPSTATGDARPSVLVLPPGLDLPVGTHPPALGVLRLEPAHPSRMKDGAVEVRLIWDRPGRAPRLAAGASTCLDAPAPLKWATAHMAKAAALPAWTLGRYAREGEAFWDSLPEATASGPCRPGPAAWAGFVARLAAWGLERAWFDLLHRRQWYLALRPGDGDPMAPDFATRPFTPLFPPKGTGWADPFLFEHNGRRWLFAEEIPGQGRGRLCVLEERPGGGFGAARRILEEPFHLSYPQVFAHGGQVWMVPETGAAGQVRLYRCTDFPLRWELDRVLLEGPAADATFLEHGGRWWLFATLKRPGGSSWDELHLFHAPDRFGPYEPHPCNPVVRDVRRARPGGRVFLRGGRLYRPGQDSSGHYGRALAMLEITRLDAQGYAERPVARLEAGLVPGSFCLHAFEAQGGLEIVDGQRFVPIWR; this is encoded by the coding sequence GTGGACAAGACCCCCGTGACCGCGGGCGTGGCCTACGCCCCGGGCTTCGCCAGACGCTGGCAGGCCCTGATGCTCGACCATCTGGGCGGCGCAGGCCTGGCCGTGGCCCTGCCCGGACGCCAGGAGGAGGCCGTGCCCCTGCCCTGGCTGGCGCTTCTGCCCGTGCAGCGGCTTATCAAGCGCCCGTCCCCGGACCTCTTCGCGCCCTGGACGCCCTCCACGGCTACCGGAGACGCCCGGCCCTCGGTGCTCGTGCTGCCGCCCGGCCTGGACCTCCCGGTCGGGACACATCCCCCGGCCTTGGGCGTGTTGCGCCTGGAGCCCGCGCATCCCTCGCGCATGAAGGACGGAGCCGTGGAGGTGCGCCTGATCTGGGATCGCCCCGGCCGCGCGCCGCGCCTGGCGGCAGGCGCCTCCACCTGCCTGGACGCCCCCGCGCCCCTCAAATGGGCCACGGCCCACATGGCCAAGGCGGCCGCGCTGCCCGCCTGGACGCTCGGGCGATACGCCCGGGAGGGCGAGGCCTTCTGGGACTCCCTGCCCGAGGCGACGGCGTCGGGCCCCTGCCGCCCCGGCCCCGCCGCCTGGGCGGGCTTCGTCGCGCGTCTGGCCGCCTGGGGCCTGGAACGCGCCTGGTTCGACCTGCTCCACCGCCGCCAGTGGTATCTGGCCCTGCGCCCCGGCGACGGCGATCCCATGGCCCCGGACTTCGCCACGCGCCCCTTCACGCCGCTCTTCCCGCCCAAGGGCACGGGCTGGGCCGATCCCTTCCTTTTCGAGCACAACGGCAGGCGCTGGCTCTTCGCCGAGGAGATCCCCGGACAGGGGCGCGGCAGGCTCTGCGTGCTGGAGGAACGGCCCGGCGGAGGCTTCGGCGCCGCCAGGCGCATCCTGGAGGAGCCCTTCCATCTCTCCTATCCCCAGGTGTTCGCCCACGGCGGGCAGGTGTGGATGGTCCCCGAGACCGGGGCGGCCGGGCAGGTGCGGCTCTACCGCTGCACGGATTTCCCCCTGCGCTGGGAGCTGGACCGGGTGCTCCTGGAGGGACCGGCGGCGGACGCCACGTTCCTGGAGCACGGCGGGCGCTGGTGGCTCTTCGCCACGCTCAAGCGTCCCGGCGGCTCCTCCTGGGACGAGTTGCACCTCTTCCACGCCCCGGATCGTTTCGGCCCCTACGAGCCACATCCCTGCAACCCCGTGGTGCGCGACGTGCGCCGCGCGCGTCCGGGGGGGCGGGTGTTCTTGCGCGGGGGGCGGCTCTATCGGCCCGGGCAGGACAGCTCTGGGCACTACGGGCGCGCCCTGGCGATGCTGGAGATCACGCGGCTGGACGCGCAAGGCTACGCCGAACGCCCCGTGGCGCGCCTGGAGGCCGGTCTCGTGCCCGGCAGCTTCTGCCTACATGCCTTTGAAGCCCAGGGGGGCCTTGAGATCGTCGACGGGCAGCGCTTTGTCCCAATCTGGCGGTGA
- a CDS encoding alginate O-acetyltransferase AlgX-related protein — MLRSKAHHTETAVHRLTIAGFVLAICIPCMAQIAGYNPEVPLQEGENLPLPGLSFDLQTLGQTVYSLRRNWLDRNFGIRKTLVRWQALLDVRFFGASMPSDPVLAGKNGWLYLAQENPSLNVISDYRVIAPLTPEQLAVWVKVFTSRRDWLAARGIRYMVVVAPNKASIYPEHIPERFNKARDVSKLDQLCSALANADVDVLDLRPALMEAKTNGKAYYSTDSHWTPFGAFFAYRATADQLKRHFPSLEPLPGTDFAFSERPGLKGGLSYMIALGDIYGENEVMVTPKRPLKAREESGVRAELNHFQPLSTYSQADTSLPKAVVFRDSFLHEMMPFLAEHFSRIHLVWPYPTSSNKIRDFDRDAILREKPDIVIDEFVERYFTQPPPPSALETLPPAP; from the coding sequence ATGCTCCGCAGCAAGGCGCACCACACCGAGACAGCCGTGCACCGGCTGACCATCGCGGGTTTCGTGCTGGCCATCTGCATCCCGTGCATGGCGCAGATTGCCGGTTACAATCCGGAGGTCCCCCTCCAGGAAGGCGAGAACCTCCCCCTTCCCGGACTCTCCTTCGACCTCCAGACCCTGGGGCAGACCGTCTACAGCCTGCGTCGCAACTGGCTGGACCGCAACTTCGGCATACGCAAGACCCTCGTGCGCTGGCAGGCCCTCCTGGACGTGCGCTTCTTCGGGGCCTCCATGCCTTCGGACCCGGTGCTGGCCGGCAAGAACGGCTGGCTCTACCTGGCCCAGGAGAATCCCTCGCTCAACGTCATCTCGGACTACCGGGTCATCGCCCCCCTCACGCCCGAACAACTGGCCGTGTGGGTGAAGGTGTTCACGTCCCGGCGCGACTGGCTGGCCGCACGCGGCATCCGCTACATGGTGGTGGTGGCCCCCAACAAGGCCAGCATTTACCCCGAGCACATCCCGGAACGCTTCAACAAAGCCAGGGACGTGAGCAAACTCGACCAGCTCTGCAGCGCTCTGGCCAACGCGGACGTGGACGTGCTCGATCTGCGGCCCGCGCTTATGGAAGCCAAGACCAACGGCAAGGCCTATTACAGCACCGACAGCCACTGGACCCCTTTCGGGGCCTTCTTCGCCTACCGTGCCACAGCGGACCAGCTCAAACGCCACTTCCCGTCGCTGGAGCCCCTGCCGGGGACCGACTTCGCATTCTCCGAGCGCCCCGGGCTCAAGGGCGGGCTTTCCTACATGATCGCCCTGGGCGACATCTACGGGGAAAACGAGGTGATGGTCACGCCCAAGCGCCCTCTCAAGGCGCGGGAGGAATCCGGCGTCCGTGCCGAGCTCAACCACTTCCAGCCCCTTTCCACCTACTCCCAGGCCGACACTTCGCTCCCCAAGGCCGTGGTCTTCCGCGACTCTTTCCTGCACGAGATGATGCCCTTCCTGGCCGAGCACTTCTCGCGCATCCACCTAGTCTGGCCATATCCCACCAGTTCCAACAAGATCCGTGATTTCGACAGAGACGCCATCCTGCGCGAAAAACCCGACATCGTGATCGACGAATTCGTGGAGCGCTACTTCACCCAACCACCGCCGCCCTCGGCGCTCGAAACCCTCCCCCCCGCGCCATGA
- the hisC gene encoding histidinol-phosphate transaminase: protein MDPRDTLRPEVLEFTPYSPGLSIDEIRERHGLANVIKLASNENPLGASPLVRRVLARRSESVFRYPQSGNPRLVRAIADFHGVDPARIVPGNGSDEIIDLMLRVKARPGVDNVVAFQPCFSIYRLQAKLCGVEMRQAPLRQDFSFPFEELLALCDENTALVFVTNPDNPSGHAVKAAELAYLAKALPPRALLVVDEAYVEFAEPEEEHSVLGRLDSLPNVAVLRTFSKLHGLAGLRLGFGAMPVWLADYLLRVRLPFSVNLLAEAAGMAALEDNHFRLASLEAVRKGRAYLHAELERLGCRPSPSMANFILFTPPTDAQGVFQALLARGIIIRPLASYGMPACLRVSIGSDPENRAFVQALEEVLGNHG from the coding sequence ATGGACCCGCGCGACACGCTGCGCCCCGAAGTGCTGGAGTTCACTCCCTATTCGCCGGGCCTTTCCATCGACGAGATCCGGGAGCGCCACGGGCTGGCCAACGTGATCAAGCTCGCCAGCAACGAGAACCCCCTGGGGGCCTCGCCGCTGGTGCGCCGCGTGCTCGCGCGCCGTTCCGAGAGCGTCTTCCGCTACCCCCAGTCGGGCAACCCCAGGCTCGTGCGCGCCATCGCTGATTTCCACGGCGTCGATCCCGCGCGCATCGTGCCGGGCAACGGCTCCGATGAGATCATCGACCTGATGCTGCGCGTGAAGGCCCGCCCCGGCGTGGACAACGTGGTGGCCTTCCAGCCCTGCTTCAGCATCTACCGCCTCCAGGCCAAGCTCTGCGGCGTGGAGATGCGCCAGGCCCCCCTGCGCCAGGACTTCAGCTTCCCCTTCGAGGAGCTTCTGGCCCTGTGCGACGAGAACACCGCCCTGGTGTTCGTCACCAACCCGGACAACCCCTCGGGGCACGCGGTGAAGGCCGCCGAGCTGGCCTACCTGGCCAAGGCCCTGCCCCCCCGGGCGCTCCTGGTGGTGGACGAGGCCTACGTGGAGTTCGCCGAGCCCGAGGAGGAGCACTCCGTGCTGGGCAGGCTGGACAGCCTGCCCAACGTGGCGGTTCTGCGCACCTTCTCCAAGCTGCACGGACTGGCCGGGCTGCGCCTGGGCTTCGGGGCCATGCCCGTCTGGCTGGCCGACTACCTGCTGCGGGTGCGCCTGCCCTTCAGCGTGAACCTGCTGGCCGAGGCCGCGGGCATGGCCGCCCTGGAAGACAACCACTTCCGCCTCGCCTCCCTGGAGGCGGTGCGCAAGGGGCGCGCCTACCTGCACGCCGAGCTGGAGCGCCTGGGCTGCCGCCCCAGCCCCTCCATGGCCAATTTCATCCTCTTCACGCCGCCGACCGACGCCCAGGGCGTCTTTCAGGCGCTGCTGGCCCGGGGGATCATCATCCGGCCTCTGGCCAGCTACGGCATGCCCGCGTGCCTGCGCGTGTCCATCGGCAGCGATCCGGAGAACCGGGCATTCGTCCAGGCCCTGGAAGAGGTGCTGGGGAACCATGGCTGA